Proteins co-encoded in one Terriglobia bacterium genomic window:
- a CDS encoding glycosyltransferase, translating to MKCSVIIPTRHRAGPLRETLGPLCRQTDKEFEVIVVVDGEDPETRAMADGYKATFPLRWIFVSEHQGQASARNAGAGEAESEILIFLDDDTQPVPDWARHHLKHHRANTAASEIGVLGKVADLHANPPRSRTEQYLREWRNPVLAEFEGCLKNQSLEFGKVAAFGLNTSISRRLFFAVGGFDPKLSSLDEDTDFGARLYNHGVRFIFEPEALVIHHDTKDAVAQHYAILRSAGKLDVYRRREKKQCNGRLQLLAQMHCGSPLRKLVHRAAWHFPWAFQLADALARKTTDLTGSRRSFRLWRRATAAEYWKGLRAAGETIDSLRDLYPPRTPILMLHSVSAPTERRLKSLYISPGRFARFMEWLKESGYTSAFPTDWDKRTADRRRVILTFDDAYDDFMSNAFPVLVRLGFTATVFVVVDRIGKTNEWDESRGFQSRRLLSLDQVRELHRLGVQFGSHTLTHAWLTSASDHDLEREVGDSKRKLEDLLGAEVSSFAYPWGVADMRVRGAVARAGYKTALTTQEGLNWSEDPLALKRTNVAEVDTLPEFAFKLATGRDVRQMAKAYLVKKGLYRRPEQTERDKAASRHGDEAKASEDSAGVVMPRASGPGR from the coding sequence GTGAAATGCAGCGTGATCATTCCCACCCGGCATCGGGCCGGCCCACTGCGCGAAACACTGGGTCCGCTCTGCCGGCAAACGGACAAGGAATTCGAGGTCATCGTGGTTGTGGACGGCGAGGACCCGGAAACCCGCGCGATGGCTGATGGTTACAAGGCAACCTTCCCCCTGCGCTGGATTTTTGTGTCCGAACACCAGGGCCAGGCTTCGGCCCGGAATGCAGGCGCAGGCGAGGCAGAATCCGAAATCCTGATTTTTCTCGACGATGACACTCAGCCCGTCCCTGATTGGGCCCGCCACCACCTGAAGCATCACCGTGCCAACACTGCCGCGAGCGAGATTGGCGTACTGGGGAAAGTGGCCGACCTCCATGCCAACCCGCCGCGCTCACGCACGGAGCAGTATCTGCGCGAGTGGCGCAATCCCGTCCTAGCAGAATTCGAAGGCTGCCTGAAAAACCAGTCGCTCGAGTTCGGCAAAGTCGCGGCCTTCGGTCTCAACACCTCAATTTCGCGCAGGCTGTTTTTCGCCGTCGGCGGTTTCGATCCGAAGCTGAGCTCGCTTGACGAGGATACGGATTTCGGGGCCCGCCTGTACAACCACGGCGTCCGGTTCATATTTGAGCCCGAAGCGCTCGTGATTCACCACGATACAAAGGACGCCGTCGCGCAGCACTATGCCATCCTGCGGAGTGCCGGAAAGCTGGACGTTTATCGCAGGCGCGAAAAGAAGCAGTGCAACGGACGGCTCCAACTGCTGGCCCAGATGCACTGCGGCAGCCCTTTACGCAAGCTGGTCCACCGCGCGGCTTGGCATTTTCCGTGGGCGTTCCAACTGGCGGATGCACTCGCCAGGAAGACTACCGACCTCACCGGCTCCAGGCGCAGCTTTCGCCTTTGGCGCCGCGCGACTGCGGCGGAGTATTGGAAGGGCCTTCGCGCGGCGGGAGAAACCATCGATTCCCTGCGCGATTTATACCCTCCGCGAACGCCGATCCTGATGTTGCACAGCGTCTCCGCGCCAACCGAACGGCGCCTGAAATCGCTGTATATTTCGCCCGGGCGCTTCGCACGGTTTATGGAGTGGCTGAAAGAGTCAGGTTACACCTCCGCCTTCCCCACTGACTGGGATAAACGCACGGCCGACAGGCGGCGCGTGATTCTGACCTTCGATGACGCCTATGATGACTTCATGAGCAACGCTTTCCCCGTTCTCGTCCGCCTGGGTTTTACGGCAACGGTTTTTGTGGTGGTTGACCGCATTGGAAAAACGAATGAGTGGGATGAATCGAGGGGCTTCCAGTCGCGGCGGCTGCTCTCGCTCGACCAGGTCCGCGAACTGCACCGCCTTGGAGTGCAGTTCGGGTCGCACACGCTGACGCACGCCTGGCTCACCAGCGCATCTGACCATGATCTCGAGCGAGAAGTGGGAGATTCGAAGCGCAAACTGGAAGACCTGCTGGGTGCGGAGGTGTCATCCTTTGCCTATCCCTGGGGCGTTGCCGACATGCGCGTCCGCGGCGCCGTGGCGCGTGCCGGGTATAAGACGGCGCTGACGACACAGGAAGGTCTGAACTGGTCGGAAGATCCGCTGGCGCTGAAGCGGACCAATGTGGCCGAAGTTGACACGCTGCCGGAATTCGCCTTCAAACTGGCAACCGGCAGGGATGTGCGCCAGATGGCCAAAGCATACCTGGTGAAAAAAGGGCTCTACCGCAGGCCAGAACAGACCGAGCGGGACAAAGCGGCCAGCCGTCACGGCGATGAGGCAAAAGCATCGGAGGATTCCGCCGGCGTCGTGATGCCACGAGCCTCAGGCCCCGGACGTTGA
- a CDS encoding glycosyltransferase family A protein has protein sequence MLADEEMVSGRGWNAKAEPSQAGMKFTVVVTTYNYAHLLPDALRALAAQTLPDFELLIIDDGSTDNTEEVVERFLPQFQDCRYLKKPNGGPADARNFGVQQAQGTHIAFLDADDLWSPLYLQTVRDRLIKSPQTDMALSNGLRIRYDGAVLGPVFPPGIEVSEGPVNAAKVLLFLCTHFLPSGMVIRKSLYDRIGPFDTRFDQDRLGDDVDWFIRAVISGAFCLPIYQKLFLYRIHGRNLTANPANFLEPWLRIYTERIDRGPLGPAYGVAARSFTREYVLRLVANYPLEAGRSMIARTLETLRGDFILRCAYFFTYFGLTYALGLLKWAKRMTRKRRAAQRVDLTAPPEIIFQSL, from the coding sequence ATGCTGGCTGACGAGGAAATGGTGAGCGGGCGCGGGTGGAACGCAAAGGCGGAGCCGTCACAGGCTGGCATGAAATTCACGGTGGTTGTCACAACGTACAATTACGCTCACCTGCTGCCCGACGCGCTGCGCGCGCTTGCCGCGCAGACACTGCCGGATTTTGAACTGCTGATCATTGACGACGGCTCGACCGACAATACCGAAGAAGTGGTGGAGCGGTTTCTCCCTCAATTTCAGGATTGCCGCTATTTGAAAAAGCCCAACGGCGGCCCGGCAGATGCCAGAAACTTTGGCGTGCAGCAAGCGCAGGGCACGCATATTGCTTTTCTCGATGCTGATGATCTGTGGTCGCCGTTGTATCTTCAGACTGTTCGAGACAGGCTTATTAAAAGCCCGCAAACCGACATGGCGCTCTCAAATGGCCTGCGCATCCGCTACGACGGCGCCGTTCTTGGCCCCGTTTTCCCCCCGGGAATCGAAGTCTCCGAAGGCCCGGTGAACGCCGCGAAGGTCCTTCTTTTCCTCTGCACCCACTTCCTGCCTTCCGGAATGGTGATCCGGAAATCACTTTATGACCGCATTGGCCCGTTCGACACGCGGTTTGATCAGGACCGGCTGGGAGACGACGTTGACTGGTTTATCCGGGCTGTCATCAGTGGCGCTTTTTGTCTGCCCATCTACCAGAAACTTTTTCTCTACCGAATCCACGGCCGCAACTTGACGGCCAACCCGGCGAACTTTCTTGAACCGTGGCTAAGGATCTATACCGAACGCATAGATCGCGGACCCCTTGGCCCGGCGTATGGAGTCGCAGCCAGAAGCTTTACACGCGAATATGTTCTGCGACTCGTGGCGAATTACCCGCTGGAGGCAGGCCGCTCGATGATTGCACGGACCCTTGAGACCCTGCGCGGCGACTTCATCCTCCGCTGTGCTTACTTCTTCACATATTTCGGATTGACCTATGCTTTGGGGCTGCTGAAATGGGCAAAACGCATGACGCGCAAGCGCCGCGCCGCGCAGCGGGTTGATCTGACTGCGCCGCCTGAAATAATCTTTCAGAGTCTATGA
- a CDS encoding glycosyltransferase produces MKLSVVVCTYNYGHLLPDTLRTLAAQTAPDFELVIIDDGSTDNTEEVAEQFRPQFQAFRYLKKTHSGPADSRNAGVRTARGTHIAFLDADDLWSPHYLCEIGKVLSAHPQADLILCEGIIVRSENGMITEAVLHRGLPALCGFARSPGEVFGIVQAFSPSGMVFSRDLYNRAGPFDVETFGWFSEDIDWVFRALEAGAFCVCLKQRLYLYRRHGGNLTEKASDSFRSWLALYSGTLKQSRKDPRIEALARRAIRSRALRFLPTCSTSEGRLLLKRAIETLDGEPLITLYYFGTYLGLVSLLKILKQFRQLLRGAFRKKLAIDLISPSESVFTAVNDRLVKPAAEGRTSGRQPA; encoded by the coding sequence ATGAAACTGTCAGTGGTGGTCTGCACCTACAACTACGGGCACCTTCTGCCGGACACATTGCGGACGCTTGCCGCGCAGACCGCGCCTGACTTTGAACTCGTGATCATTGACGACGGATCGACGGACAACACCGAAGAGGTGGCGGAACAGTTTCGCCCGCAATTTCAGGCCTTCCGCTATTTGAAGAAAACTCACTCAGGCCCCGCCGACAGCAGGAACGCCGGCGTGCGCACCGCCCGGGGCACGCACATCGCCTTTCTTGACGCGGACGATCTGTGGTCGCCGCACTATCTGTGCGAGATTGGCAAGGTCCTCAGCGCCCATCCGCAGGCAGACCTGATTCTGTGCGAGGGGATTATTGTCCGTAGCGAGAACGGGATGATCACGGAGGCCGTCTTGCATCGAGGCCTGCCTGCGCTGTGCGGGTTTGCCCGTTCGCCCGGCGAAGTCTTTGGCATTGTTCAGGCATTCTCGCCCTCGGGCATGGTGTTCTCACGGGACCTCTACAACCGTGCCGGCCCTTTCGATGTGGAGACCTTCGGATGGTTCTCCGAAGACATCGACTGGGTGTTCCGGGCGCTCGAGGCGGGAGCATTTTGCGTCTGCCTGAAACAGAGGCTTTACCTTTACCGGCGCCACGGCGGGAATCTGACTGAAAAGGCCAGTGACTCTTTCCGTTCGTGGCTGGCGCTGTATTCCGGAACGCTGAAACAAAGCCGGAAGGATCCGCGAATCGAGGCGCTGGCGCGAAGGGCGATCAGGTCACGGGCGTTGCGCTTTCTGCCGACGTGTTCAACTTCCGAAGGCAGACTTCTGCTGAAGCGCGCAATCGAGACGCTGGATGGCGAACCCTTGATCACGCTCTATTACTTCGGGACTTATCTGGGACTGGTCAGCTTGCTGAAAATTCTCAAGCAGTTCAGGCAGCTCTTGCGCGGCGCATTTCGAAAGAAACTCGCGATTGATCTGATCTCGCCTTCCGAATCGGTTTTTACGGCGGTGAATGATCGGTTGGTGAAACCAGCCGCCGAGGGAAGAACTTCAGGCCGCCAGCCCGCATGA